One Halomonas sp. M4R1S46 genomic window carries:
- a CDS encoding HTH domain-containing protein, translating to MSRKTRLHDLLQVIRQHDGRISGPDLAEALGISLRSLYQDIAVLRAVGVEIASEPGVGYVLAPGIMLPPLSLTEAQFDALALGLSRVRDDATGPLASPAGEVLERVSEALPEELGEGLARIGREEESRADEPRATAEPHPRDLIFYTNPLSRGGIVHWMLEELGVPYRTVTLEYGTTMKAPDYLAINPMGKVPAIRHGDTVVTEAAAICAYLADAFPDAGLAPAPENRGDYYRWLFFAAGPLEAAVGLNTLGIYPTPEQQVQLGSGDFWAVLDTLSSAVAGRRYIAGDTFSAADVYVGAHLGWGMHFGTIPRRPEFEAYCEGLRDRPARARCEAFVEQALSPLA from the coding sequence ATGTCCCGAAAGACCCGCCTGCACGACCTGCTTCAGGTAATACGTCAACACGATGGCCGTATCAGCGGGCCTGACCTCGCCGAGGCGCTCGGCATTTCGCTGCGGTCGCTGTACCAGGATATCGCCGTGCTCAGGGCGGTGGGGGTCGAGATCGCCAGCGAACCCGGCGTCGGCTATGTCCTCGCCCCCGGCATCATGCTGCCCCCGCTGAGCCTGACCGAGGCGCAGTTCGACGCGCTCGCGTTGGGCCTGAGTCGCGTCAGGGACGATGCCACTGGGCCGCTGGCAAGCCCTGCCGGTGAGGTGCTGGAGAGGGTGTCCGAGGCGCTGCCCGAGGAGCTCGGGGAGGGGCTGGCAAGGATCGGCCGCGAGGAAGAGTCTCGGGCCGACGAGCCCCGGGCGACCGCCGAACCCCATCCGCGTGACCTCATCTTCTACACCAATCCCCTGTCCCGGGGCGGCATCGTCCACTGGATGCTCGAGGAACTGGGCGTGCCCTATCGCACCGTCACCCTCGAGTACGGCACCACGATGAAGGCGCCGGACTACCTGGCCATCAACCCGATGGGCAAGGTGCCGGCGATCCGCCACGGCGACACCGTGGTCACCGAGGCCGCCGCCATCTGTGCCTATCTCGCCGATGCCTTCCCCGACGCCGGGCTGGCGCCGGCCCCCGAGAACCGGGGCGACTACTATCGCTGGCTGTTCTTCGCCGCCGGGCCGCTCGAGGCCGCCGTGGGGCTCAACACCCTGGGGATCTACCCCACGCCCGAGCAGCAGGTCCAGCTCGGTTCCGGCGACTTCTGGGCGGTGCTCGACACCCTGTCCAGCGCAGTCGCCGGGCGTCGCTATATCGCCGGGGACACCTTCAGCGCGGCGGACGTCTATGTCGGCGCCCACCTCGGCTGGGGCATGCACTTCGGCACCATCCCCCGACGGCCCGAGTTCGAGGCCTACTGCGAGGGCCTGCGGGACCGGCCGGCGCGTGCTCGCTGCGAGGCGTTCGTCGAACAGGCCCTCTCGCCGCTGGCCTGA
- a CDS encoding acyl-CoA dehydrogenase C-terminal domain-containing protein gives MPDYQAPLRDLRFVMDELLDYPAHYARLPAGEEASPDVVAAILEEGARFAREVLLPLNQSGDREGCLLEGGEVKTPRGFKAAYRQYVEGGWPGLAADPAQGGQGLPPSLAMALSEMICATNLAWGMYPGLSHGAADALRHHGTEDQKATYLTKLVEGVWTGTMCLTEPHCGTDLGLIKSRAVPTEDGAYEISGTKIFISAGEHDLAENIVHLVLAKLPDAPEGSRGISLFVVPKYLPTETGEPGARNGVGCGSLEHKMGIHGNATCVMNFDAARGYLVGEPHKGLACMFTMMNAARIGVGIQGLGLTEASFQNALAYARDRLQMRALSGAKAEDKPADPIIVHPDVRRMLLTQKAFAEGGRMLVLYTAQMVDVVEHGQDAAERERAEPLLGLLTPIVKAFLTEVGFEATNEGVQVFGGHGFIQEWGMEQLVRDARITRLYEGTTGIQALDLLGRKVLMNQGETLKVFTREIHKFCQAETANPAMAEFVRPLAKLNAEWGELTMGVGMKAMGDREEVGAASVDYLMYSGYVTLAYLFARAVKQARAALDAGTDDAAFYRAKINTARFYFERLLPRTRAHARMIQAGAEPLMALTAEDFGRGFEL, from the coding sequence ATGCCCGACTACCAGGCCCCGCTGCGTGACCTGCGCTTCGTGATGGACGAGCTGCTGGACTATCCGGCCCACTATGCGCGCCTGCCCGCGGGCGAGGAGGCCAGCCCGGACGTGGTGGCCGCGATCCTGGAGGAGGGCGCGCGCTTCGCCCGCGAGGTGCTGCTGCCCCTGAACCAGAGTGGCGACCGCGAGGGCTGCCTGCTGGAGGGCGGCGAGGTCAAGACGCCCCGGGGCTTCAAGGCGGCCTACCGGCAGTACGTCGAGGGCGGCTGGCCGGGCCTGGCGGCGGACCCCGCCCAGGGCGGCCAGGGCCTGCCGCCGTCCCTTGCCATGGCGCTCAGCGAAATGATCTGTGCCACCAATCTGGCCTGGGGCATGTACCCGGGACTCTCCCATGGGGCCGCCGACGCCCTGCGTCACCATGGCACCGAGGACCAGAAGGCCACCTACCTGACCAAGCTGGTCGAGGGCGTATGGACCGGCACCATGTGCCTGACCGAGCCGCACTGCGGTACCGACCTGGGCCTGATCAAGTCCCGCGCCGTGCCGACGGAGGATGGTGCCTACGAGATTTCCGGCACCAAGATCTTTATCTCCGCCGGCGAGCACGACCTTGCCGAGAACATCGTCCACCTGGTGCTGGCCAAGCTGCCGGACGCCCCGGAGGGCTCCAGGGGGATCTCGCTGTTCGTGGTGCCCAAATATCTGCCGACGGAGACGGGTGAGCCCGGCGCGCGCAATGGCGTCGGCTGCGGCTCGCTCGAGCACAAGATGGGTATCCACGGCAACGCCACCTGCGTGATGAACTTCGACGCCGCCAGGGGCTACCTGGTGGGGGAGCCCCACAAGGGACTGGCCTGCATGTTCACCATGATGAACGCCGCCCGCATCGGGGTGGGCATCCAGGGCCTGGGCCTCACCGAGGCCAGCTTCCAGAATGCCCTGGCCTATGCCCGGGATCGCCTGCAGATGCGCGCGCTGTCCGGCGCCAAGGCCGAGGACAAGCCCGCCGACCCGATCATCGTGCACCCGGACGTGCGGCGCATGCTGCTGACCCAGAAGGCCTTCGCCGAGGGCGGACGCATGCTGGTGCTGTATACCGCCCAGATGGTCGACGTGGTGGAGCATGGCCAGGACGCCGCCGAGCGCGAGCGTGCCGAGCCCCTGCTCGGCCTGCTGACGCCCATCGTCAAGGCCTTCCTGACCGAGGTGGGCTTCGAGGCCACCAATGAGGGTGTGCAGGTCTTCGGCGGGCACGGCTTCATCCAGGAGTGGGGCATGGAGCAGCTGGTGCGCGACGCCCGCATCACGCGGCTCTACGAGGGCACCACCGGCATCCAGGCGCTCGATCTGCTGGGTCGCAAGGTGCTGATGAACCAGGGCGAGACCCTCAAGGTGTTCACCAGGGAGATCCACAAGTTCTGCCAGGCCGAGACGGCGAACCCCGCCATGGCCGAGTTCGTGCGCCCGCTGGCCAAGCTCAACGCCGAATGGGGCGAGCTGACCATGGGCGTGGGCATGAAGGCCATGGGCGACCGCGAAGAGGTCGGCGCGGCCAGCGTCGACTACCTGATGTACTCGGGCTACGTGACCCTCGCCTACCTCTTCGCCCGGGCCGTGAAGCAGGCCAGGGCCGCCCTGGACGCCGGCACCGACGACGCCGCCTTCTACCGGGCCAAGATCAACACGGCGCGCTTCTACTTCGAGCGCCTGCTGCCGCGGACCCGGGCCCACGCCCGGATGATCCAGGCCGGCGCCGAGCCGCTGATGGCGCTCACCGCCGAGGACTTCGGTCGCGGCTTCGAACTCTGA